The following are encoded together in the Tepidiforma bonchosmolovskayae genome:
- a CDS encoding glycosyltransferase family 4 protein — MRFAQVNDVASVATELAAGLRARGHTVDILRPRLYGAKLPPLLKLAVAPLRLIDWLRLAARLRRGRYDAVHIHYAYLGLVGVLAGVPYVLHCHGDDVRDLARRPWRGLIRLALRRAAHVYYSTPDLAPWCTAIRPDAEFLPNPVDTATFRPQPLPADARDVFIICALAPNKGAEKILAAARQLSARRPHLRITAIAGGELTRQFEALPTIVLLLHQPRERLPGLMARHRVLIGQVHEGAIGMVELEGMACGRPVIASFRFADVYGVEAPVVHAETPEAISAAVEQLLDDRALAEAVGAASRRWVEEHHDAARIAERVEAWHRARIDRRPGRGSVEA, encoded by the coding sequence ATGCGGTTCGCACAGGTCAATGACGTCGCTTCCGTCGCCACCGAGCTCGCTGCCGGGCTGCGCGCTCGGGGCCACACCGTCGACATCCTCCGGCCGCGGCTGTACGGCGCGAAGCTGCCGCCCCTGCTGAAGCTGGCGGTCGCCCCGCTGCGGCTGATCGACTGGCTGCGGCTGGCGGCCCGGCTCCGGCGGGGCCGCTACGACGCGGTCCACATTCACTATGCCTACCTCGGGCTGGTGGGCGTGCTCGCCGGCGTGCCGTACGTCCTCCACTGCCACGGCGACGACGTGCGCGACCTCGCCCGGCGGCCGTGGCGCGGGCTGATCCGGCTCGCCCTCCGGCGGGCGGCGCACGTGTACTACTCCACGCCGGACCTTGCGCCGTGGTGCACGGCCATCCGGCCTGATGCCGAGTTCCTGCCGAACCCGGTCGATACCGCGACCTTCCGGCCGCAGCCGCTGCCGGCCGATGCGCGCGACGTCTTCATCATCTGCGCGCTGGCGCCCAACAAGGGCGCGGAGAAGATCCTCGCGGCCGCGCGCCAGCTCAGCGCGCGCCGCCCGCACCTGCGGATTACGGCGATCGCCGGGGGCGAACTGACGCGGCAGTTCGAGGCGCTCCCGACCATCGTGCTCCTGCTCCACCAGCCGCGCGAGCGGCTCCCCGGGCTGATGGCCCGCCACCGGGTGCTCATCGGGCAGGTGCACGAGGGGGCGATTGGAATGGTCGAGCTGGAGGGGATGGCCTGCGGGCGGCCGGTCATCGCCTCGTTCCGCTTCGCCGACGTGTACGGTGTGGAGGCGCCGGTCGTCCACGCGGAGACGCCCGAGGCGATCTCCGCCGCCGTGGAGCAGCTCCTCGACGACCGGGCGCTGGCCGAGGCGGTCGGCGCGGCCTCCCGCCGCTGGGTGGAAGAGCACCACGACGCCGCCCGCATCGCCGAGCGGGTCGAGGCGTGGCACCGCGCGCGGATTGACCGCCGCCCGGGCCGTGGTAGCGTGGAGGCATGA
- a CDS encoding sigma-70 family RNA polymerase sigma factor, whose protein sequence is MTQLADADLVNAAQGGDREALASLYERYFDAVYDFAARMVRDRDEAADIAQETFLKAMNGLGGLKQGASFRGWLFSIARNTALNRLERRGRTRPLTTPGGDGEELALDVVDTSRFSSPQEAAEAAAAARLVWEAASALDPRQLSLLDLHVRQGLDAEEIAQALGITRNNAYVLLHRLKKAVESAIAAYVLWKQAGERCEGLAAVLAPAAAGGALTPAIRREVDRHVERCADCRERRRRLAPLAVFGALAPATPPPGARAAGLDQLLRQPRPASPARPAHPTPRQAPAPGAARQGFAAPQFLRAGALLGVAAGLLLLALVLPFSPLALTRDGGSGLRMGAPAGETPRPGGSSTIIIPVSPSAPGASATSPPGGSPAAPASPSPGGAPGGTAPTPTATPGPATPTAAAAATPTTAPSPGVTATATPTASPTPCTPAIGLPPGTGGLTIPAGGQASFQLQNATGCPAGFSLAYGAAWLVGPAGGTVPAFGSVTVTLRVDAGALPAEEGDYPTTVTVTGPANSFTLPVTARRGGQPPQLLSASASCSGGSRPMATFTAEAADDIAVVRVTVAFAGENGPVTLDLGHAGGALWTLGTQTSLAGVTQVTFTAYDGAGRTAARAVAPVSCGGQP, encoded by the coding sequence ATGACCCAGCTCGCTGACGCGGACCTCGTCAACGCCGCACAGGGCGGCGACCGGGAGGCGCTCGCCTCGCTGTACGAGCGCTACTTCGACGCCGTCTACGACTTTGCCGCGCGCATGGTGCGGGACCGCGACGAGGCCGCCGACATCGCGCAGGAGACGTTCCTCAAGGCCATGAACGGGCTCGGCGGGCTCAAGCAGGGGGCTAGCTTCCGCGGCTGGCTGTTCAGCATCGCGCGGAACACCGCGCTCAACCGGCTCGAACGGCGGGGCAGGACCCGCCCGCTCACAACCCCGGGCGGCGACGGCGAGGAGCTCGCCCTCGACGTCGTCGATACCTCCCGCTTCTCCAGCCCGCAGGAGGCGGCCGAGGCGGCGGCAGCGGCGCGGCTCGTCTGGGAAGCGGCCAGCGCGCTCGACCCGCGCCAGCTCTCGCTCCTCGACCTCCACGTGCGGCAGGGGCTCGACGCCGAGGAGATTGCGCAGGCGCTCGGAATCACCCGGAACAACGCCTACGTGCTCCTCCACCGGCTGAAGAAGGCGGTGGAGAGCGCGATTGCGGCCTACGTGCTCTGGAAGCAGGCCGGCGAACGGTGCGAAGGGCTCGCGGCGGTGCTCGCGCCGGCAGCGGCCGGGGGCGCGCTCACACCCGCCATCCGGAGGGAGGTCGACCGGCACGTGGAGCGATGCGCCGACTGCCGGGAGCGGCGGCGGAGGCTGGCGCCGCTGGCGGTCTTCGGGGCGCTGGCCCCGGCCACGCCGCCGCCGGGCGCACGGGCCGCCGGGCTCGACCAGCTCCTCCGGCAGCCACGGCCTGCCTCCCCGGCCCGGCCTGCGCACCCCACCCCGCGGCAGGCGCCGGCTCCGGGCGCGGCCCGGCAGGGCTTCGCTGCGCCGCAGTTCCTCCGGGCGGGGGCGCTGCTGGGGGTGGCCGCCGGACTGCTCCTGCTGGCGCTGGTGCTGCCCTTCAGCCCGCTCGCGCTCACCCGCGATGGCGGCAGCGGCCTGCGGATGGGCGCGCCCGCCGGGGAGACCCCGCGGCCGGGCGGCAGCTCGACCATCATCATCCCGGTGAGCCCTTCGGCGCCGGGAGCGTCGGCGACATCGCCGCCCGGGGGTTCGCCCGCGGCGCCGGCGAGCCCCTCGCCGGGCGGTGCGCCGGGGGGCACGGCCCCGACCCCCACCGCGACGCCGGGTCCCGCGACGCCGACCGCGGCAGCCGCGGCCACCCCGACGACCGCGCCGTCGCCCGGTGTCACCGCAACGGCCACACCGACCGCGAGTCCCACGCCGTGCACCCCGGCGATCGGCCTGCCGCCGGGCACCGGCGGGCTGACCATCCCCGCGGGGGGCCAGGCGAGCTTCCAGCTCCAGAACGCGACCGGCTGCCCGGCAGGGTTCTCACTCGCCTACGGCGCCGCCTGGCTGGTCGGGCCCGCGGGCGGGACGGTGCCGGCCTTCGGCTCCGTGACCGTGACACTCCGGGTCGACGCAGGGGCGCTCCCGGCCGAAGAAGGCGACTACCCGACGACGGTGACGGTGACCGGGCCGGCGAACAGCTTTACCCTGCCGGTCACGGCCCGGCGGGGCGGACAGCCGCCGCAGCTCCTCTCGGCGAGCGCCTCCTGCAGCGGCGGCAGCCGGCCGATGGCGACCTTCACCGCCGAGGCGGCGGATGACATCGCCGTGGTGCGCGTTACCGTGGCGTTCGCCGGCGAGAACGGGCCGGTGACGCTCGACCTCGGCCACGCGGGCGGCGCGCTCTGGACGCTCGGGACACAGACGAGCCTGGCCGGGGTGACGCAGGTCACCTTTACGGCGTACGACGGGGCAGGGCGGACGGCGGCGCGGGCGGTGGCGCCGGTCAGCTGCGGGGGCCAGCCCTGA
- a CDS encoding glycosyltransferase family 2 protein: protein MTASASSARLDDAPLTLPERPLVSIVIPCLNEERYITGLLDALAAQDYGPDGIEVIVADGGSTDATRELVRGYQSPFARLELVDNPRRITVAGLNEGMKAARGDCWIIIGAHSTVRPDFVRQSVEALKRTGAACVGGPIDTVGDGAVGRAIAAAMSSPFGVGNAKFRYANEAGYVDTVPFGCYHRRVWEVVGEFDETVDGADEDSYNARLIEAGGRIWLDPAIRSTYYPRRTLQALARQYREYGAAKGTLFARGRPLRPRHFAPSAMVVGGPALWLAGRVSKTARIALRGLALAYLGVGGFAAYRAAKRHGANPALTFAAMATMHLAYGAGFLEGWWRERANRA from the coding sequence ATGACCGCCTCTGCTTCGTCCGCCCGCCTCGACGATGCCCCGCTCACCCTTCCCGAGCGGCCGCTCGTCTCCATCGTCATCCCCTGCCTGAACGAAGAGCGGTACATCACGGGGCTGCTCGATGCGCTCGCCGCGCAGGACTACGGCCCGGACGGGATCGAGGTCATCGTGGCCGACGGCGGCAGCACCGATGCGACCCGCGAGCTGGTGCGGGGCTACCAATCGCCCTTCGCCCGCCTCGAACTCGTCGACAACCCCCGCCGGATTACGGTTGCCGGCCTGAACGAGGGGATGAAAGCGGCGCGCGGCGATTGCTGGATCATCATCGGGGCGCACAGCACGGTGCGGCCCGACTTCGTCCGCCAGTCGGTCGAAGCGCTGAAGCGGACCGGCGCGGCCTGCGTCGGCGGGCCGATCGACACGGTCGGCGACGGGGCCGTGGGCCGCGCCATCGCGGCAGCGATGTCCTCCCCGTTCGGCGTCGGCAACGCGAAGTTCCGCTACGCGAACGAAGCCGGCTACGTCGACACGGTGCCGTTCGGCTGCTATCACCGGCGGGTCTGGGAGGTGGTCGGCGAATTCGACGAAACGGTCGACGGCGCCGATGAGGACAGCTACAACGCGCGGCTGATCGAAGCCGGCGGGCGGATCTGGCTGGACCCGGCGATCCGCTCGACCTACTACCCGCGGCGGACGCTGCAGGCGCTGGCGCGACAGTACCGGGAGTACGGCGCCGCCAAGGGGACGCTCTTCGCGCGGGGACGGCCGCTCCGGCCGCGGCACTTCGCGCCCTCGGCGATGGTCGTCGGCGGGCCGGCGCTCTGGCTGGCGGGGCGCGTTTCGAAGACGGCGCGGATTGCCCTGCGCGGGCTGGCGCTGGCCTACCTCGGGGTCGGCGGGTTCGCAGCCTACCGGGCAGCGAAGCGCCACGGCGCGAACCCGGCGCTCACCTTTGCCGCCATGGCCACCATGCACCTCGCCTACGGGGCCGGCTTCCTCGAAGGCTGGTGGCGCGAACGCGCGAATCGGGCCTGA